A region of Selenomonadales bacterium 4137-cl DNA encodes the following proteins:
- the pgeF gene encoding peptidoglycan editing factor PgeF codes for MSKFVLKRAANGVWYGLFTHLAHRGVKHGVSTRLGGLSTPPYATLNLGLKSGDDPDKVCLNRDLFCQAVGVDYARAVTCQQVHADRIHLAGAEDAGRGARDHAAAVPASDALITDQGGLPLILFYADCVPVLIFDPVRRAIGLSHAGWKGTVAKIAAKTVLAMGEHYGTRPADCLVGIGPSIGPCCYEVDAPVVEALRASFGPAWRHLVVPRGDRWLLDLWHANRDQIEEIGVPRAHIDISGVCTAENTELFYSHRAERGTTGRMGAIISL; via the coding sequence AAACACGGCGTCTCCACCCGGCTGGGCGGCCTCAGCACCCCGCCCTACGCCACCCTCAACCTCGGCCTCAAAAGCGGCGACGACCCCGACAAAGTCTGTCTCAACCGCGACCTCTTCTGCCAGGCCGTCGGCGTCGACTACGCCCGCGCCGTCACCTGCCAGCAGGTCCACGCCGACCGCATCCACCTCGCCGGCGCCGAAGACGCCGGGCGGGGCGCGCGCGACCACGCCGCCGCCGTCCCCGCCAGCGACGCCCTCATCACCGACCAGGGCGGCCTGCCCCTCATCCTCTTCTACGCCGACTGCGTCCCCGTCCTCATCTTCGACCCCGTCCGGCGGGCCATCGGCCTCAGCCACGCCGGCTGGAAAGGCACTGTCGCCAAAATCGCCGCCAAAACCGTCCTCGCTATGGGCGAACACTACGGCACCAGGCCGGCCGACTGCCTCGTCGGCATCGGCCCCTCCATCGGCCCCTGCTGCTACGAAGTCGACGCCCCCGTCGTCGAAGCCCTCCGGGCCTCCTTCGGCCCCGCCTGGCGCCACCTCGTCGTCCCCCGCGGCGACAGATGGCTCCTCGACCTCTGGCACGCCAACCGCGACCAGATCGAAGAAATCGGCGTCCCCCGCGCCCACATCGACATCAGCGGCGTCTGCACCGCCGAAAACACCGAGCTGTTTTATTCGCATAGGGCCGAGCGCGGCACCACCGGCCGCATGGGTGCTATTATCTCCTTATAA